In Quercus robur chromosome 11, dhQueRobu3.1, whole genome shotgun sequence, the sequence ATAATGTGCTTATGGTACTAGTACAAAGACAAAATTGATTGCTCTAGTGATAGCCAAATCATAATGAAGCAGGCCAACTTACTTCGACAATGCACATAAATCTCATGCCACTATCAGCAGGAATGCTTTCTGATGAGTTTCCAAAAGCAGACAATGAAGATACAAAGTGAGGTGAGACCAGCAAGCTCTCATCAAGTTCCACCAAATCAAAAAGTAGTCTTCTAGCCCGTCTAAAATTTAACTCTAGAACTTCTTCAATGTAAGGTCGCAAAAGCACCAAAAGTAATTTTGACAGTTTCAAGCCTTGTGATTCCAACATTGAGCAGTAGTTAAGACTAGCCTGCACACAAATGCTAGCAGCTCGTAAAGCAGAAACTGTCTCAGAAGAGGGTGCATTCTCTTTCACCAACCGTACAAAATATTCGATTTCCCACTCAGCCCATTGAACAATTCTGTTGGTATAAATGGGATTGTCGCCAAATATTGATGCAGACTCCTTTGTTGTCAGTGAAATTATAGAAAATACTAGCTTAGATAATGTAGCTGAAAAAGTTTTTGGACAGACATAACATGAAGGAAGAAGAACCTCAATGCTCCTTTGGAGGCGCAACTTATTAGATTTTAGTAGTAACTGATGTGCCAAAGGACCTTTTCCAAGTTTTATCAAAGCAGATAAGGCCGCCTTCGTCTCCTTAACACTAACAGAAGGTTGTTCAATAATCTGAACTAGCTGATCCTCAAGCattgcttttcttttcaaaaaagcAGATTTGTACTGTGACACTTCACCTAGCGATGTATCTCCTGAGCCTTTCAGATCAGGAGAATTTCTCTCTTCAGCATCTAATGCCTCTAATGCTTCTTCAACTTTATGTTCAGCCAAAAGAACATCAATATGCTCCATAAATATCATCTTCTTATCATCTCTTTCACTAGGTAAGGGATCTTGAAGTTCAGAAATTTCAGGGTCTTGTTGTGGTTCAAGGTTGTCTCCATTAGATTGTTTCCACTCTTCCAATTCACGGCATAAACCAGTCATCAAATCCTGCACAAGGATCCCTTGAGATGAAATatgcttttgcagctcaatcaATTCATGTTCCATTTCCACGGCCTCTTCAGATATCCTACAATTTATTGTTTAGATCAATTCACATGTATGTGGATCTGACATTATGTTAATAAACCAAATGATTAAATAAAGTACATATTCTCTGTTCTAGCTTCCAGGCTTGAAATTGCTGAAACCTCCTAACATTTTCCTGATCAGACCATTGAACCTAAGAATAAACTCCAGTTGCCAAGGTAAAAGCCAGAACCATTTTCTATGGCCTGACAAGAGGACTTCATCTCACGCCATTGACAGGATTACTATGGTATCAGCCATGAAGTTCTCATAATGACTTCAAAATCCAGTACCCATAAAATCTCTCACAAACACATGGACTAAAACATAAGTTTTTAATACATTAGCCAAGGTCaaacttccaagttccaacattGCCACTTTCAGTTTATTATCAAATATCTAGTTTAGTTAGGAATGTATCATATGAGTTTCTCCATCTTTTTTATGAGTTGTCTTGTCTTCAGAAATATCAATTCTAAGCACTTGAAAGTTGGGAATAGATAACTAAGCACACATCAGTAGACAATGcttttaaagaaaatgatttatttGGTAGCTCTAAACTTTTTGCTTGTTTTAGAATAATAAATTAGACACTCATTACATCACCTCAATGGTTGGTCAGAATTAGTAAGGAGTAACTATGGGTACCACTTGCTTCTATCTGGCATAAATAACAAGAGTAATTTTTTATGGGATGACTATGACGTTCTTTCCAATTTCCTGATATGCAGTGAAGGGAGATGTGCTTTTAAAGAACTTCATGAGCCCAACATATAGAAAAGATCTTCAAATGCTTTTTCTATATCATTGGCTAGGAAGCATGGACACTTCATTTGAGGTATTGTACCCGTGTCAGACAAGGGACACGTCTGGAACACTTCTGCACATGTGTCCCAGtcatgtcctttttttttttttttccaaaaagtttGCTGGACATGGGAGGGACacttatcttttatttctttttagtttcAATTGTGAACACTTATCtagttatcttttatttactcTTTTAAATCTTATTCTTggtttgtattctaatttctaaatatCATTTTGTTAGTCATGAATTTACATTACTATCtattattgctcttaaattgatatatgtttaaCAGTGATATACTTGCTCATACTGAGGAGTAACAATGTAGAAACCCCATTTCTATTACCTCAAGAAAGCTAAGAACTTTGTTTGCATATTGCCACATAAGTTCTCTACTGCATCCTTTAAATCCAAGAGCTCGCAACAAAGCTTTCTTATTCCCTGCACAGATTGACATGTTTAGCTAGTagaattacaaataaaattagTCATTACATCAGAAGAGATaatattaaaacaataaaattaggCATACTTCTTACACTTATTTCAAAATTGGGTAAAGGCATCAGAAGATAGCCCATTCGAAAAATAGAAATGCTATGGTATCTGGACAACACAACTTACCTCAAAATACAGAAGACCCAGATAAAAGAAAGTAGCTTTAGATCCAAAAATTATGCAAGGCAAGACTAAGGTAGAAAAGTGGTAACTTTCAAACAATTGAATTGAGAAACAGGAAATTTCTAGTGTAAGATTTGATAGAAAGAGTTAACCTTGGAGTAACACCAAATACAAAAGAATCTCCAATGCTTACATTACTTTAATCATGAACTGGAATCACTGTAGTGTAACCCAGTATTGAAAGGAAAGTCCAATCTATTCACTTTATGCACAGTACTACTAACTCAAAAATAGAATATACCCAGATAGCAAAAACTGATTTTTCCCACGTATAaacttcaaaaaatgaaaacccacaccaaaagaaagaagtttGTTGAAGCACATGggaaaataaacaattttattcAACGCTtaaattgaaaatgagaaattgGAATGAAGCTAAAAAAATGAGATCAGAAACATGATTGATAAAATGGGAGTTGGGAGGTggtaaaaggaaagaagaaaaaccttTTCAGTGTGGGATTGGTAGAGGGAGTCGACCTTCGACTGTGGGATGATTCTTTCAATTGATGGGAAGTCATCGTCTTCTTCACTGCTCTCcattttacactatattttattGTCCTCCCtatcctcctccttcttcttcttcttatttttcaattttcagtcaCTGATTtacatatagagagagagagagagagagagagagagcaaagggGACCATTTATGTCAAGTGTCAAGTAGCTAATAGCTGATGTGTTTGCTGTGAGTTTGGTAATTGGCACTTGTGAAACATTGCTTTTTCTAAGAAGCCACACAAGTACTATGACCTTATTGGTTTGTGAAGCCGTCAAACCTGTCTAAATGTAATATGTAATGTGAATGTCTATAACACATTACTCCTTCGAATCCGGTTGAGTTGTCGGTCTTGGATTGTAAAGTCTATACTCAAATAGTTgctcaaaaaaaatcttactcaAATAAATAACTTGGATAGAAATAtgtttatactaaaaaaaaaaaaaaaagcttttataAAGATGTAATTCTGTCAATAAACAAATTAATTGAAtaagtaagaaacaaaaaattgacaaacAAGCACTAACTAATATTATGctaatcatttttatatatatatataattcaagtGTTCATTTAATAATTTCATGTGcacttttttttcatattttattgaGAGGTAGAGAGTTATGATAATTCGATAATAAGAGTGATTGTCTAAAATCATGTTAAAGATGTTGTCAATCAACCATAAAATGTGTGTATGTAGACTCACTCACAGAAAACCCATGTTTAtttctatataaaataaatccaaattatattataattactTGAATTATGTACCAATTGCCGTTTCAATTTGATTTCACATACATTAGTTTTGTGTCAAGTATTCATCTTATTCAAAATTCTCTTAAGTATTGATTGAAACATCAATGAAAGAATGAGTTGTCTTTTGTCTCCTCGATGTGGTGAAAAGTGGTGGGAACGAAaggttttgtctttttttcttagGAGTTGGCAACATGAGGTTGAAGCAAGGAatgtaaaatttgaatttttgtacaCATGTCATGTTTTCCCTTCATCatctcctctcttttttataattataatattgcAGTGTATCTTCTTTATCTCTAGTATAGTCTTCTTTTGGTTCactatttttaaatcaaaagttTGGACTTTAGTGTGGAGTGTGGACATTGTAAGTTTGTTACCCAATGACCTAAATGGCCTATTAGTCGTTTGTGTTAGATTTTTGCCAATTATGGCCTAGTTTGTGTAGACAGGTACTTGGGCTTTGATGAAGAGTACATTGTGCTTTCAGCCCAAATCTTAAGATTAGGAAAATTTGGGCTCTTAAGCAGTAGAGAGGCGTGGCCTTTTATCATTTATGCCTGTCTCGTGTAACGATGAATTGGACTTTTGAGTCCATTTCGTGAAGTGATGAGTTTTAAGCTTTTGAGTCCATCCTGTACAGTGGAGAAGATCTGGACCCAATTTATCAAGAAATGTGAAGAACTTTTGGGCAAAAGCCCAACTCGTGTAGCCTTAggaaatattttgggttttctttgggCCTAAAGCTAATTTGACCCATTATTCGATATTTTATTCAGTTTTTTGCCAACATAACTTTTACCATAACTTGCTTGCTTAAATtgatcacaaatttttttaatggaattagACAGAATATTTAAATTGAAACTTATAATACTCAATTGAAAGAAAGTGAAATTAAAGGGCTAAAATGAATATAAATCAAATTTAGTAtgtgcaatttgcattttagccttatttctttgttttgtacATACTAACAGGATGTGGTTGTTCAATAAAATCATGTCCAGTGGCTTAAggcaagtttaaaaaaaatcctcaagTTACACTTAGAGag encodes:
- the LOC126707643 gene encoding exocyst complex component EXO84C → MESSEEDDDFPSIERIIPQSKVDSLYQSHTEKGIRKLCCELLDLKDAVENLCGNMQTKFLAFLRISEEAVEMEHELIELQKHISSQGILVQDLMTGLCRELEEWKQSNGDNLEPQQDPEISELQDPLPSERDDKKMIFMEHIDVLLAEHKVEEALEALDAEERNSPDLKGSGDTSLGEVSQYKSAFLKRKAMLEDQLVQIIEQPSVSVKETKAALSALIKLGKGPLAHQLLLKSNKLRLQRSIEVLLPSCYVCPKTFSATLSKLVFSIISLTTKESASIFGDNPIYTNRIVQWAEWEIEYFVRLVKENAPSSETVSALRAASICVQASLNYCSMLESQGLKLSKLLLVLLRPYIEEVLELNFRRARRLLFDLVELDESLLVSPHFVSSLSAFGNSSESIPADSGMRFMCIVEDILEQLTPLAITHFGGNILSRVSHLFDTYMDALSKSLPSPSDDDNLTELKEVIPFRGETDAEQLAILGIAFTILDELLPNAVMIIWKRQNESNGQKSGPTEDVPSPNTTTDLKDWRRHLQPSFDKLKDHFCRQYVLSFIYSREGKTQLNARIYLSEDGKDLYWDPDSLPSLPFQALFSKLQQLATVAGDVLLGKDKLQKILLARLTETVVMWLSDEQEFWGVFEDDSIPIHPVGLQQLILDMHFTVEIARFAGYPSRHVHQIASAIIARAIRTFSARGIDPQRALPEDEWFVETAKSAIKILLSPESGSETSEVDEDHIIPPDEIVTDSDYSASSLSTMESFESFASASMGELDSPMFTDPEN